The DNA window CCAGACGCCGTATTTCATGAGCGAAGAGTTCAGCCTGGTGGATTGCTATCTGGCGCCGCTGCTGTGGCGTTTGCCGCAGTTGGGTATTGAGCTGAGCGGTACGGGTTCAAAAGAGCTGAAAGGCTACATGACCCGCGTCTTTGAACGCGATGCGTTCCTGGCATCCCTGACCGAAGCCGAGCGTGAAATGCGCTTGCAGACCCGGGGCTAAGCGTTATGGATATGTCTCAGATGACCCCGCGCCGTCCGTATCTGCTGCGGGCCTTCTATGACTGGCTGTTGGATAACAACCTGACGCCGCATTTGGTGGTTGATGTGACGCGTCCTGACGTAATGGTGCCGATGGAGTTTGCCCGCGATGGCCAGATTGTGCTGAACATTGCGCCGCGTGCGGTGGGCAATCTGCAACTGGGCGACGACGGCGTGCTGTTTAACGCCCGCTTTGGCGGCGTGCCGCGCCAGGTTTCGGTACCGATGGCCGCTGTGCTGGCGATCTACGCCCGTGAAAACGGCGCGGGCACGTTGTTCGAATCGGAGCCGGCCTATGAGGCGGGTAACGAAGCCGAAGGCAGCGCTGAAGATAGCGCGCCGGCTGATAATCTCTCGGTTATCGATGGCGATCGCCCGGATACTGGCGATGACAATGGCCCGGATGATGAGCCGCCGCAGCCGCCGCGTGATGGCCGCCCGGCGCTGCGCGTGGTGAAGTAACGCTTTGCTACCGCTCGTTTTTCCAGACGACAGAACGGCCCAACACGGGGCCGTTTTTTTTGCCTTCAGGCCGGCGGTTTAGCCGATCAATACCCGTGGCAAATCGCGCTTGAGCGCCGCGAAAGCCGGCTGCTTGTCGGCGTTGCTATCGGTAATCAATAGCGCGATCTCACTCGGCGTGGCGTAAACCATTCGGCTGGTTGCGCCGAGCTTGCTGTGATCGGCCAGCAGCACCAGTTGGTTTGCCTGTTGCGCCATCGCCCGTGCAATGGCGGCTTCATATGGGTGGAAGCTGGTGGCGCCGCTGCGGGCGTCGATCCCTACCGGGGAAAGCATCGCTACGTCGGCGCGGTAGCGGTAAATCTCGTTGACTGTAAGATCGCCGCGCGTTTCTTTGGCTCCGGCCTGCATGCTGCCGCCGAGCAGGATCACCGTGTTTTTCATCGCTTCATATTCTTCGGTGGCGCTCAACACCAGCGCCGCATTGAGGCTATTGGTAATGATGGTGATGCCGGCCAGTGAACGCAGTTCTTCGGCCAGCATGGTGGTGGTGCTGCCGGCATCGATAAACAGCGTCTGGCCTGGGTGCAGTAACTGCGCCGCCGCCCTGGCGATGGCGCGCTTTTCTTTGGCCTGCACGGTGCTGCGTACGTTAAGCGGCAGCTCCGGCGCCGTATCTACCGCCACGATCCCGCCGTGAACGCGCCGCGCTGCCCCTTGCGATTCAAGCTCAATAATGTCGCGCCGGGCGGTTTCGCGTGAAATACCCAGCTCTTTGATAATTTGTTCCGTACTCACCTGGTTGAGCGTGGTGAGTAGGGCACGGATGCGATGCAATCGGGTTTCCTGCAGCATAGTTCTTCTTCAGTTGGTGAGCGCGCGTTGCCCTTTGCGGGGTATTGGGTGATTTTGTGCTTTTTTGTTGCTGTTTTGCAAAAGGTTTTTTTAGCCGCTTTGCCGCGCTGCCAGCGGTGGCACTGATCCAAAAAAGTGCAATGCCACGCCCTGCTTTTGTGCATTAATATGTAGTTGTGTATTTTATTGCATTTTAATAAAAATACGCCATGATAGTGGGCAGATGAGGGTACTGACGATCCTTTGTTCTCAAATCCGCTTTACACCACTTTGAATGGGAGTGACCATGGCAACGCGTTCAACCATCATGGATACCAACAGTTTTCGCGCCGAGCATGCGGACGAACTGGATGCTGACATTCGCAAATTGACCGACAAGCGCCAGCAGGTTCTGGGGGAATCGTATCGGCTGTTTTACCGTAACCCGGTGCACCTGGTGCGCGGCAAAGGCCAGTATCTGTGGGATGCCGCCGGTAATCAGTATCTTGACGTGTATAACAACGTCGCCAGTATCGGCCACTGCCATCCGGCGGTGATTGAGGCGGTGCAGCAGCAAATGATGCAGCTCAACACCCATACCCGTTATCTGCATGAGCGCATCCTGGATTATTCAGAAGCGCTGTTGGCCACCATGCCGGCAGAGATCGATCGCGCGATGTATATGTGCACCGGCTCGGAAGCCAACGATCTGGCGATCCGTGTTGCGCGCGCTTACAGCGGCGGCACCGGCATCATCGTCAGCCAGGAGGCTTACCACGGCACCAGTGATTTAACCTCCGGGGCTTCACCGGCGCTGGGCAGCGGCCAGGCATTGGCGCCCACCACCCGCCTGGTGCCGCCGCCTGATCGTTACCGCGTTGGCGCCGCGGATTTGGGCGCATGGTTTGCCAATGAGATCCAAAAGCAAATTGACGATATGGCCGCGCACGGCATCAAGTTCGCCGGTTTCCTGGCGGATTCCATTTTCTCTTCCGACGGCGTGCTGCCGGGCCCGAAAGGCTTCTTGCAGCAGGCGGTGGACGTGGTGCATAAAAACGGCGGTATTTTCATTGCTGATGAAGTGCAGCCGGGCTTTGCCCGTACCGGTGATGCCTTCTGGGGTTTTGCCCGCCACGGCGTGGTGCCGGATATTGTGACCACCGGTAAACCGATGGGTAACGGCATTCCGGTGTCGGCGCTGCTGGCTAAAAATACCGTGCTTTCGGCTTTTAGCGATCAAATCCCTTACTTCAATACTTTTGGCGGCAACCCGGTGGCGATGGCCGCTGCGCAGGCCGTGCTACAGGTGATTAAAGACGAAGGTTTGCAGGAGCATAGCCGGGTTGTCGGCGAAGAGTTGCTGGCGGCACTGCGTACGTTGATGGACAAATATGCATGCGTGGGTGATGTGCGTGGCGCCGGGTTGTTCATTGGCTTTGAGCTGGTCAGCGATCGTGAAACGAAAACGCCGGACAAACAGCTGGCGCTGGATCTGATCGAAAAGCTGCGTGAAAACCGGGTGCTGACCTCGGTTGCCGGGCCGTACGGCAACGTGCTGAAACTGCGCCCGCCGTTGGCTTTCCAGCGCGAGGATATCGACTGGCTGGTCGGGGCGCTGGATAAATCGCTGGCGGCGCTCAACGCGGTGTAAGCCAACGCGGCCATGTTTGCCAGGCGATAAAAAAATGCCAGTCAGCACAACTGACTGGCATTTTCGTTAGCGCAGGCAGGCTTTGCCGGCTCAGACTTCCAGGTAGTTCATGATGCCGTCGGCGGCTTTGCGCCCTTCGGCGATCGCCGTCACTACCAGATCCGAACCGCGCACCGCATCGCCCCCGGCAAAGATTTTCGGGTTGCTGGTTTGGAAGGCGTTTTCGCAGCCTTCCGGCGCCACGATACGGCCTTGTTTATCGAGCTGTACGTCGTGCTGGGCCAGCCACTCCATCTTATGCGGGCGGAAGCCGAACGCCATGATAACCGCATCGGCATCCAGCACGTGTTCCGAGCCGGGCACCTGTTCCGCCGCCCGGCGCCCATTGGCATCCGGCTCGCCCAACTGGGTGCGCACCATCTTCACGCCGCATACGCGCCCGGCGCTGTTGAGTTCGATACTCAACGGCTGCAGGTTGAATTTGAATTCAACGCCTTCTTCGCGCGCGTTCTTCACCTCACGCTTGGAACCCGGCATGTTGGTTTCATCACGGCGGTAGGCACAGCTCACTTGGGTGGCGCCCTGGCGCACCGAGGTGCGAACGCAGTCCATCGCGGTATCGCCGCCGCCCAGCACCAGCACGCGTTTGCCTTGCAGGTTGACGTACGGTTCGTGCTCTGGCGAGGCGTAACCCATCAGGTTTTTGGTGTTGGCGATCAGGAACGGCAGGGCATCGTACACGCCTGGCGCATCTTCGTTTTCCAGCCCGCCGCGCATCGACTGATAAGTGCCCACGCCCAGGAACACGGCGTCGTAGTCGGCCAGCAGCGTCTCCATGGCGATATCTTTGCCGACTTCGGTATTGAGTTGGAACTCAATGCCCATCTCGCTGAAGATCTCGCGGCGTTTTACCATCACTTCTTTTTCCAGCTTGAACGCCGGGATGCCGAAGGTCAGCAGGCCGCCGATTTCCGGGTGGCGATCGTAGACCACCGCTTTTACGCCGTTGCGGGTCAGCACGTCAGCACAGGCCAGGCCGGCCGGGCCGGCGCCGACAATCGCCACGCGTTTGCCGGTGGGCTGCACGTTGGACATATCCGGCTTCCAGCCCATCTCGATCGCTTTATCGTTGATATAGCGCTCAATATTACCGATGGTCACGGCGCCGAACTCACTGCTCAGGGTGCAGGAGCCTTCACACAGGCGATCCTGCGGGCACACGCGGCCGCAGACTTCCGGCAGGCTGTTGGTCTGGTGCGCCAGATCGGCCGCTTCCATGATGCGGCCTTCGTTCGCCAGCTTCAGCCAGTTTGGAATGTAGTTATGAACCGGGCATTTCCATTCGCAGTAAGGGTTGCCACAGGCCAGACAACGGTCGGCCTGTGCTTTCGCCTGGGTTTCTGAAAACGGTTCGTAAATCTCGATAAATTCAATTTTACGGATCTTCAGCGGTTTTTTCGGCGGATCAACGCGCTGCAAGTCGATAAATTGATAAACATTCTGACTCATTAATAACCTCTTACTGCGCCTGAACCCGCAGCTCGGCTGCGGAACGACTACGGTGACCCAACAATGCTTTGACATCACTGGACTTCGGCTTGACCAGCGCAAACTTCGGCGCCCATTCCGGCCAGTTGGCCAAAATCTCTTCCGCGCGCGTAGAGCCTGTCGCCTGCACGTGTTCCGTAATCAGGCCGCGCAGGTGCTCTTCGTGAATGGCCAGTTGATCGACGTCCAGCACTTCCACCAGCTCTGCGTTGACGCGTTTACGGAATTCGCCGTCTTCATCCAGCACATAGGCGAAGCCGCCCGTCATACCGGCACCGAAGTTGATGCCGGTTTTGCCCAGCACGCAGACGATGCCGCCGGTCATGTATTCGCAGCCGTTGTCGCCGATGCCTTCCACCACGGTGATGGCGCCGGAGTTACGCACCGCAAAGCGCTCGCCCGCCCGGCCGGCGGCGAACAGTTTACCGCCGGTGGCGCCATACAGGCAGGTGTTGCCGATGATGCTGGCTTCATGGCTACGGAAGGCCGAGCCCACCGGTGGGCGCACCGCGATGCGGCCGCCGGCCATGCCTTTGCCTACGTAGTCGTTGGCGTCGCCGGTCAGGGTCATTTCCACACCGCCGGCGTTCCAGACGCCGAAGCTCTGGCCCGCGGTGCCGGAGAAGTGCACCCGGATCGGATCTGCCGCCATGCCCTGATCGCCATGCGCCGCAGCAATCGCGCCGGACAGCGTTGCCCCGACAGAACGATCGGTATTGCGGATATCGAAGTAGAAGGTTTTGCTTTGCTTCGCTTCGATATGGGGTTCCGCCTGCGCCATCAGCTCCTTGTTCAGCAGCCCCTGGTCAAACGGTGGGTTGCTGCCTTCGGTGCAGTACAGGGCTTTGCCCGGATGCGGCGTGGCAGTTTGCAGCAACGGCGCCAGATCCAGCTTGTGTTGCTTGGCTGAAATACCTTCCAGCTCCTTCAGGAACTCGGTGCGGCCAATCAGATCCACCAGTTGGCTCACGCCCAGCTCCGCCATGAGCTCGCGGGTTTCACGCGCGATGAAGCGGAAATAGTTTGTCACGCGTTCCGGCAGGCCGTGGAAATGGTCGCGGCGCAGCTTCTCATCCTGCGTGGCGACGCCGGTCGCGCAGTTGTTCAGGTGGCAGATACGCAGGTATTTGCACCCCAGCGCCACCATTGGGCCGGTGCCGAAGCCGAAGCTTTCCGCGCCGAGGATCGCCGCTTTAATGATGTCGGCGCCGGTTTTCAGGCCGCCGTCCACCTGCAGGCGGATTTTGTGGCGCAGGCCGTTGGCCACCAGCGCCTGCTGGGTTTCCACCAGGCCCAGTTCCCACGGGCAGCCAGCATATTTGACGGAGGTGAGCGGGCTGGCGCCGGTGCCGCCGTCGTAGCCGGCGATGGTGATCAGATCGGCATAGGCTTTGGCCACGCCGGTGGCGATGGTGCCGACACCCGGTTCAGAGACCAGTTTCACCGAAATCACCGCCTTCGGGTTCACCTGCTTCAGGTCAAAGATCAGCTGAGCCAAATCTTCGATCGAGTAGATGTCATGGTGCGGCGGTGGCGAGATCAGGGTTACGCCCGGTACCGAATAGCGCAGCTTGGCGATATACGGGGTGACTTTATCACCCGGCAGTTGGCCGCCTTCGCCCGGCTTGGCGCCCTGCGCCACTTTGATCTGGATAACGTCGGCGTTAACCAGGTAGGCCGGGGTGACGCCAAAGCGGCCAGAGGCTACCTGTTTAATGCGCGATACTTTGTTGGTGCCGTAGCGCGCCGGGTCTTCACCGCCTTCGCCGGAGTTGGAGAAGCCGCCGAGGCTGTTCATCGCCAGTGCCAGTGACTCATGGGCTTCCGGGGAGAGGGCGCCGATGGACATCGCCGCGGTATCAAAGCGTTTGAACAGCGATTCCGCCGGCTCCACCTGATCCACCGGGATCGGCGTGCCCTGCGGTTTGATCGCCAGCAGATCGCGCAACATCGCCACCGGGCGTTCGTTCACCAGCTTGGCATAGGCCTGGTAATCACTGTATTCGCCGCTGTGCACCGCTTTTTGCAGCGTACTGACCACGTCCGGGTTGTAGGCGTGGTATTCGCCGCCGTAGACGAATTTCAGCAGGCCACCCTGTTCAAGCGGTTTGCGTTTCAGCCAGGCCCGCTTGGCCAGGTTTTGCAGATCCTGCTGGAAATCGCTGAAGCTGGCGCCGCCGATACGGCTGACCACGCCCTGGAAGCAGAGGTTGGTCAGATCGCGGTGCAGGCCGACGGCTTCAAACAGCTTGGCGCAGCGGTAAGAGGCGACGGTAGAAATGCCCATCTTGGACATAATCTTGTACAGCCCCTTGTTGATGCCGTTGCGGTAGTTGAGCATCACGTCGCGGTATTTTTTATCGCCCATCGCCTGGGCATCCACCAGACTGGCCAGCGTTTCGTAGGCCAGATATGGGTAGATGGCGGTGGCGCCGAAGCCCAGCAGCACCGCAAAGTGGTGCGGATCGCGCGCGCTGGCCGTTTCGACAATGATGTTGGCGTCGCAGCGCAGGCTCTTTTCCACCAGGCGGGTTTGCAGGGCGCCAACGGCCATCGGCGCGGGCACCGGCAGGCGGCTCGGGCTGATGGCGCGATCGGACAGCACCAGCAGCACCGCACCGGCGCGGACTTTTTGCTCCGCTTCTTCGCACAGCGCGTGGACTTTCTGTTCCAGATCCTGCTGTGCCGGATCGAAGGTCAGATCGAGAGTTTCGACCTGGTAGTGTTCCCCTTCCAGCGAGGTCAGCTGTTTGAAATCGGAATACAGCAGGATCGGCGATTTGAAGCTCAGGCGGTGCGCCTGGCCTTCGGCTTCGCAGAAGACGTTCATTTCGCGGCCGATGCAGGTGGCCAGCGACATCACGTGCGCTTCGCGCAGCGGATCGATCGGCGGGTTGGTCACCTGGGCGAACTGCTGGCGGAAATAGTCATAAATGATGCGCGGGCGGCTGGAGAGCACGGCAAACGGGGTATCGTCGCCCATTGAGCCGGTGGCTTCCTGGCCGTTTTCGCCCAGCACGCGGATCACCTGATCCAGCTCTTCGCTGGTGTAGCCGAATTGCTTCTGGTAGGTTTCCAGCTGCGCCTCATCCAGCTCGCGGGTGCCCACCTGCTCATCAGACAGCTCTTCGAACGGCACCAGGCGTTTGACGTTCTTTTCCATCCACTCTTTATACGGGTGGCGGCTTTTCAGATCGTTATCGGTTTCGCCCGAGTGCAGGATGCGGCCAGCGCGGGTGTCGATCACCATCAGTTCGCCAGGGCCGACGCGGCCTTTTTCCACCACTTCATCCGGCTGATAATCCCAAATGCCGACTTCGGAAGCACAGGTAATCAGCTTGTCTTTGGTGATGACATAGCGCGCCGGGCGCAGGCCGTTGCGGTCCAGATTACAGGCCGCATAGCGCCCGTCGGACATCACGATGCCGGCCGGGCCGTCCCACGGCTCCATGTGCATTGAGTTGAAATCGAAGAAGGCGCGCAGCTCCGGATCCATATCCGGGTTGTTTTGCCATGCCGGCGGCACCAGCAGGCGCATGGCGCGGATGATGTCCATCCCGCCGCTTAGGAACAGCTCCAGCATGTTGTCCAACGAGCTGGAGTCCGAGCCAGTTTCATTCACAAAGGGCGCGGCGTCGCGCAGATCTGGGATCAGCGGGGTTTTGAATTTGTAGGCGCGGGCGCGGGCCCATTGGCGGTTACCGGCAATGGTATTGATCTCACCGTTGTGCGCCAGATAACGGAACGGCTGCGCCAGCGGCCAGCGCGGCACGGTGTTGGTTGAAAAGCGCTGGTGGAACAGGCAGATTGCCGATTCCAAACGCAGATCGGCCAGATCGAGATAAAAGCGCGGCAAATCCGCCGGCATGCACAGGCCTTTATAGATCGTCACCAGGTTGGAGAAGCTGCAGACGTAGAAATCTTTATCGGTGACGCGTTTCTCTATGCGGCGGCGTGCCATAAACAGGCGGCGTTCCATATCACTTTGCAGCCAGCCAGCAGGGGCATTGACGAAAATCTGCTCAATACGCGGCAGGGAAGATAGAGCGATTTCGCCCAAAACGTCCGGGTTGGTCGGCACTTCGCGCCAGCCCACGATCGACAGCGTTTCGTTCTGCAGCTCTTCTTCCACAATGCGGCGGCTGGCACGGGCTTCTTCCTCATCTTGGCTAAGGAACAGCATGCCCACGGCGTAGTTTTTGGCCAAGCGCCAGCCGCGCTCTTCCGCAACCATACGGAAGAAACGATCGGGTTTTTGCAATAACAGGCCGCAGCCGTCGCCAGTTTTGCCGTCGGCAAGGATTGCGCCACGGTGCTGCATACGGGCCAGTGCGTGAATGGCAGTGCGCACTACCTTGTGGCTCGGTTCGCCTTCTATGTGGGCGATCAGGCCAAAACCACAGTTGTCCCTATCTTGGGATTTATCGTACAACATAATCAGTGAACCTCCCCAGGCTCTGTGCGACTCCCATAGCCGGTTTACGAGCTGCCTTCTTATATCCGGGCGGCTGTCAGGCGGCGCTATTTCTAACGCCCATCAGCACGTTTGCCCTTCGTTAGCAGCCTCTCGTGACGGCTATCACAAGTGGTTAATGACTTGTTTTCAGAGGGAGTCTTAAATTACTGCATAAATATGACGAGACGACGTGATCTTTGTCCGTCTAGAAAGCTTCCAGTGGACTTCCAACTTAGCGAGAAAGATTACGCAGGTCAAATATAGGGGTAAATGGCGCTTGCAGACGAAGAATGGCAGTTAATGGATTGAAAATTATATTATTTACCACCTGTTTTATGCTTATGAGTTATTGGTACAAGTAGATGGAAATGTGAACTGTATCACTATAGTGCAAGCCCTGAATCTCTGCACCATGCTAGTGCGAATGGGAATGGTGGCGTTTTATGCTGATAAACTCAATTTGGACGATTTTTGTCACTGTTTTTAATGCCGTTGTCATATTGGCCGCCATACCCCACGCAAAATTAAAAAAATCATTGCGCGTTAAATGCGTTTATTTGCATTTACATTGAATGATTATTCATTCGCATTTTTCGGCGGTAAGGCAGGTTGATCTCTGTCATCGCGGGAAAAGCCGTTTGTCATTAGCATCGGCGGCTTTGAATATAAAGAGCGCTCAAAATTATGCAGTTGCCGGAATTAGTCAATACGTTTGGTGCGGATCTTCAACGCCGTTTTGGCGAAAAGATCCATAAACTCACGCTGCACGGCGGGTTTAACTGCCCCAACCGCGACGGCACGCTGGGGCGGGGCGGCTGCACGTTCTGCAATGTGGCGTCGTTCGCCGATGAACAGATGCAGCAGCAGAGCATCAGCGAACAACTGGCGGCGCAGGCGCACAAGGTTAACCGGGCAAAACGCTACCTGGCTTATTTCCAGGCGTATACCAGTACTTATGCAGAAGTGGCGGTACTGGAAGCGATGTATCGCCAGGCGTTGCAGCAGGCGGATATGGTGGGGCTGTGCGTCGGCACCCGGCCGGACTGCGTGCCCGTGGAAGCGCTCGATCTGCTGGCGGGCTACCGCGATCGCGGTTATGAAGTGTGGCTCGAGCTGGGGTTGCAGACGGCGCACGATAAAACACTGAAACGCATCAATCGCGGCCATGATTTCTGCTGTTACCAGCAAACCACGCAGCGGGCGCGTGAACGGGGCCTGAAAGTGTGCTGCCACCTGATTGTCGGGCTACCTGGTGAGACGCGCGCTGACCATCTGGCGACGCTCCAGGCGGTGGTGGCCTGCGGCGTGGATGGCATCAAGCTGCACCCTTTGCATATTGTGGCCGGCAGCACCATGGCGCGCGCCTGGCAGGCCGGGCGCATTGCCGAACTGCCGCTGGATGAATATGCAGCCAGCGCCGGCGAAATGATCCGCCATACACCCGGTGCGGTGGTTTATCACCGCATTTCCGCCAGCGCACGGCGGCCAACCCTGCTGGCACCATTATGGTGCGAAAACCGCTGGAACGGCATGCAGGCGGTGGGGCACTACCTGCAGCAATACGGCGGCCAGGGATCGGCGCTGGACGCGCCGTTGCACTACCGCCCGTGAGCGCGGCCTGGCGCACAATCTTTCTCTATCCGTCGGCGTTTGGCGCCTTATCTCCCCCGTATTTTGCGGTATGATTCAGTCATTATGTTTTTGGGGAGCCGCTCATGAAGCAAATCCGGGTATTAGCCCAGTATTACGTTGATCTGATGGTGAAACTGGGGCTAGTGCGTTTTTCGCTACTGTTGGCCTCGGCGCTGGTGGTGCTGGCCATGCTGGTACAGATGGCGGTGACCATGCTGCTGCGTGGCGAGGTCGAAAGCATCGACGTAGTGCGCTCTATTTTCTTCGGCCTGCTGATAACCCCCTGGGCGGTCTATTTTCTGTCGGTCGTGGTCGAGCAACTGGAAGAGTCGCGCCAGCGGCTGGCCAGGCTGGTGGATAAGCTTGAAGAGATGCGCAACCGCGATCTGCAACTGAATCAACAGCTGCAAGACAACATTACCCAGCTCAATCAGGAAATCGCCGACCGCGTGAAGGCGGAAGAAGAGCGCCTGCAGGTGATGGATAAGCTTAAGGAAGAGATGGAACAGCGCGAGATGACGCAGATTGAGCTGGGCCAACAGTCGGCGCTGCTGCGCTCATTCCTGGATGCCTCGCCGGACCTGGTGTATTACCGCAATGAAGACAAAGAGTTTTCCGGCTGCAACCGGGCGATGGAGCTGTTAACCGGCAAGAGCGAAAAACAGCTGATCGGCCTGACGCCGAACGACGTCTACGGCAAGGATATCGCCGATAAAGTGGTCGAAACTGACGAAAAAGTGTTCCGCCATAACGTTTCGCTCACTTATGAACAGTGGTTGGTCTATCCCGATGGCCGTAAAGCCTGTTTTGAACTGCGCAAAGTGCCGTTTTACGATCGCGTTGGCAAACGCCACGGGCTGATGGGCTTTGGCCGCGATATTACCGAGCGTAAGCGCTACCAGGACGCGCTGGAGAACGCCAGCCGGGACAAGACCACCTTTATCTCAACGATCAGCCACGAGCTGCGCACGCCGCTTAACGGCATCGTTGGGCTTAGCCGCATCCTGCTGGATACCGATCTGAACGAGGAACAGCAGAAATACCTGAAGACGATTCACGTTAGCGCCATCACGCTTGGCAACATCTTCAATGACATCATTGAGATGGATAGGCTGGAGCGGCGCAAGGTGCAGTTGGATAACCAGCCGATTGATTTTACCGGCTTCCTGGCGGATCTGGAAAATCTCTCCGGGCTATTGGCCCAGCCGAAAGGCCTGCAGTTTGTGATGGAGCCGCAGTTGCCGCTGCCGCATAAGGTGATCACCGACGGCACGCGCCTGCGCCAGATCCTGTGGAACCTGATCGGCAATGCCGTGAAGTTTACCCCGCAGGGGCGGATCGTGGTGCGCGTGCGCTGCGAGCAGCCGGATATTCTGCTGTTTGAGGTCGAGGATTCCGGCATGGG is part of the Gibbsiella quercinecans genome and encodes:
- the sspB gene encoding ClpXP protease specificity-enhancing factor, whose translation is MDMSQMTPRRPYLLRAFYDWLLDNNLTPHLVVDVTRPDVMVPMEFARDGQIVLNIAPRAVGNLQLGDDGVLFNARFGGVPRQVSVPMAAVLAIYARENGAGTLFESEPAYEAGNEAEGSAEDSAPADNLSVIDGDRPDTGDDNGPDDEPPQPPRDGRPALRVVK
- a CDS encoding DeoR/GlpR family DNA-binding transcription regulator; translation: MLQETRLHRIRALLTTLNQVSTEQIIKELGISRETARRDIIELESQGAARRVHGGIVAVDTAPELPLNVRSTVQAKEKRAIARAAAQLLHPGQTLFIDAGSTTTMLAEELRSLAGITIITNSLNAALVLSATEEYEAMKNTVILLGGSMQAGAKETRGDLTVNEIYRYRADVAMLSPVGIDARSGATSFHPYEAAIARAMAQQANQLVLLADHSKLGATSRMVYATPSEIALLITDSNADKQPAFAALKRDLPRVLIG
- a CDS encoding aspartate aminotransferase family protein, which gives rise to MATRSTIMDTNSFRAEHADELDADIRKLTDKRQQVLGESYRLFYRNPVHLVRGKGQYLWDAAGNQYLDVYNNVASIGHCHPAVIEAVQQQMMQLNTHTRYLHERILDYSEALLATMPAEIDRAMYMCTGSEANDLAIRVARAYSGGTGIIVSQEAYHGTSDLTSGASPALGSGQALAPTTRLVPPPDRYRVGAADLGAWFANEIQKQIDDMAAHGIKFAGFLADSIFSSDGVLPGPKGFLQQAVDVVHKNGGIFIADEVQPGFARTGDAFWGFARHGVVPDIVTTGKPMGNGIPVSALLAKNTVLSAFSDQIPYFNTFGGNPVAMAAAQAVLQVIKDEGLQEHSRVVGEELLAALRTLMDKYACVGDVRGAGLFIGFELVSDRETKTPDKQLALDLIEKLRENRVLTSVAGPYGNVLKLRPPLAFQREDIDWLVGALDKSLAALNAV
- a CDS encoding glutamate synthase small subunit, translating into MSQNVYQFIDLQRVDPPKKPLKIRKIEFIEIYEPFSETQAKAQADRCLACGNPYCEWKCPVHNYIPNWLKLANEGRIMEAADLAHQTNSLPEVCGRVCPQDRLCEGSCTLSSEFGAVTIGNIERYINDKAIEMGWKPDMSNVQPTGKRVAIVGAGPAGLACADVLTRNGVKAVVYDRHPEIGGLLTFGIPAFKLEKEVMVKRREIFSEMGIEFQLNTEVGKDIAMETLLADYDAVFLGVGTYQSMRGGLENEDAPGVYDALPFLIANTKNLMGYASPEHEPYVNLQGKRVLVLGGGDTAMDCVRTSVRQGATQVSCAYRRDETNMPGSKREVKNAREEGVEFKFNLQPLSIELNSAGRVCGVKMVRTQLGEPDANGRRAAEQVPGSEHVLDADAVIMAFGFRPHKMEWLAQHDVQLDKQGRIVAPEGCENAFQTSNPKIFAGGDAVRGSDLVVTAIAEGRKAADGIMNYLEV
- the gltB gene encoding glutamate synthase large subunit; this encodes MLYDKSQDRDNCGFGLIAHIEGEPSHKVVRTAIHALARMQHRGAILADGKTGDGCGLLLQKPDRFFRMVAEERGWRLAKNYAVGMLFLSQDEEEARASRRIVEEELQNETLSIVGWREVPTNPDVLGEIALSSLPRIEQIFVNAPAGWLQSDMERRLFMARRRIEKRVTDKDFYVCSFSNLVTIYKGLCMPADLPRFYLDLADLRLESAICLFHQRFSTNTVPRWPLAQPFRYLAHNGEINTIAGNRQWARARAYKFKTPLIPDLRDAAPFVNETGSDSSSLDNMLELFLSGGMDIIRAMRLLVPPAWQNNPDMDPELRAFFDFNSMHMEPWDGPAGIVMSDGRYAACNLDRNGLRPARYVITKDKLITCASEVGIWDYQPDEVVEKGRVGPGELMVIDTRAGRILHSGETDNDLKSRHPYKEWMEKNVKRLVPFEELSDEQVGTRELDEAQLETYQKQFGYTSEELDQVIRVLGENGQEATGSMGDDTPFAVLSSRPRIIYDYFRQQFAQVTNPPIDPLREAHVMSLATCIGREMNVFCEAEGQAHRLSFKSPILLYSDFKQLTSLEGEHYQVETLDLTFDPAQQDLEQKVHALCEEAEQKVRAGAVLLVLSDRAISPSRLPVPAPMAVGALQTRLVEKSLRCDANIIVETASARDPHHFAVLLGFGATAIYPYLAYETLASLVDAQAMGDKKYRDVMLNYRNGINKGLYKIMSKMGISTVASYRCAKLFEAVGLHRDLTNLCFQGVVSRIGGASFSDFQQDLQNLAKRAWLKRKPLEQGGLLKFVYGGEYHAYNPDVVSTLQKAVHSGEYSDYQAYAKLVNERPVAMLRDLLAIKPQGTPIPVDQVEPAESLFKRFDTAAMSIGALSPEAHESLALAMNSLGGFSNSGEGGEDPARYGTNKVSRIKQVASGRFGVTPAYLVNADVIQIKVAQGAKPGEGGQLPGDKVTPYIAKLRYSVPGVTLISPPPHHDIYSIEDLAQLIFDLKQVNPKAVISVKLVSEPGVGTIATGVAKAYADLITIAGYDGGTGASPLTSVKYAGCPWELGLVETQQALVANGLRHKIRLQVDGGLKTGADIIKAAILGAESFGFGTGPMVALGCKYLRICHLNNCATGVATQDEKLRRDHFHGLPERVTNYFRFIARETRELMAELGVSQLVDLIGRTEFLKELEGISAKQHKLDLAPLLQTATPHPGKALYCTEGSNPPFDQGLLNKELMAQAEPHIEAKQSKTFYFDIRNTDRSVGATLSGAIAAAHGDQGMAADPIRVHFSGTAGQSFGVWNAGGVEMTLTGDANDYVGKGMAGGRIAVRPPVGSAFRSHEASIIGNTCLYGATGGKLFAAGRAGERFAVRNSGAITVVEGIGDNGCEYMTGGIVCVLGKTGINFGAGMTGGFAYVLDEDGEFRKRVNAELVEVLDVDQLAIHEEHLRGLITEHVQATGSTRAEEILANWPEWAPKFALVKPKSSDVKALLGHRSRSAAELRVQAQ
- a CDS encoding TIGR01212 family radical SAM protein (This family includes YhcC from E. coli K-12, an uncharacterized radical SAM protein.), which produces MQLPELVNTFGADLQRRFGEKIHKLTLHGGFNCPNRDGTLGRGGCTFCNVASFADEQMQQQSISEQLAAQAHKVNRAKRYLAYFQAYTSTYAEVAVLEAMYRQALQQADMVGLCVGTRPDCVPVEALDLLAGYRDRGYEVWLELGLQTAHDKTLKRINRGHDFCCYQQTTQRARERGLKVCCHLIVGLPGETRADHLATLQAVVACGVDGIKLHPLHIVAGSTMARAWQAGRIAELPLDEYAASAGEMIRHTPGAVVYHRISASARRPTLLAPLWCENRWNGMQAVGHYLQQYGGQGSALDAPLHYRP